One genomic segment of Roseovarius carneus includes these proteins:
- a CDS encoding ParB/RepB/Spo0J family partition protein yields MTTPKQWLKKPKVTLVALGDISTDTSTFQFRDEDLFEPHAEELRSHLRPGEPLDAMTLWRNPETSALVVIDGHHRLEAYRRFGWRGKVPAQVYSCSLSEARKLALEENAKTRLPMTPQERKNAAWRFVCTCDGKGLVYSKSEIVALRLAGDGTIAKMRRTRLQLIEAEETLPDTWLEAVELLKGLVRTDKDWDADEWVQARAAAFDSVAGKSIGDEFQKCGDAAAMVIDKRAGRQGQRRMLEHWGGAVVSGDAEAMLTLAALMAENLTPAQLKQVVEMAQTQTELSI; encoded by the coding sequence ATGACCACTCCAAAACAATGGCTTAAGAAGCCCAAAGTTACACTTGTGGCGCTTGGCGACATAAGCACCGACACCAGCACCTTCCAGTTTCGTGACGAAGACCTTTTCGAGCCACATGCGGAAGAACTGCGCTCTCACCTGAGGCCCGGCGAACCTTTGGACGCGATGACGCTATGGCGAAACCCAGAGACATCGGCATTGGTCGTAATCGACGGCCACCACAGGCTGGAAGCATACAGGCGTTTCGGCTGGCGCGGGAAGGTGCCTGCGCAGGTGTACTCGTGCAGCCTAAGCGAGGCTCGCAAACTGGCACTTGAGGAAAACGCCAAGACCCGACTTCCAATGACACCGCAGGAGCGAAAGAACGCTGCGTGGCGCTTCGTCTGCACCTGCGATGGAAAGGGACTGGTGTACTCCAAGAGCGAGATTGTGGCTTTGCGTCTGGCAGGTGACGGCACGATAGCGAAGATGCGCCGGACGCGACTGCAGCTGATTGAAGCAGAGGAGACTCTACCAGACACTTGGTTGGAGGCGGTGGAATTGCTCAAGGGCTTGGTGCGGACGGACAAAGACTGGGATGCTGATGAGTGGGTGCAGGCAAGAGCGGCGGCATTCGACAGTGTCGCGGGAAAGTCTATCGGAGATGAGTTTCAAAAGTGCGGGGACGCTGCAGCGATGGTCATTGACAAGAGGGCCGGGCGGCAGGGGCAGCGACGCATGTTGGAGCATTGGGGTGGCGCGGTGGTCAGTGGTGACGCTGAGGCCATGCTGACTTTAGCTGCGCTGATGGCCGAGAACTTGACGCCCGCGCAGCTCAAGCAAGTTGTGGAGATGGCGCAAACACAGACGGAGTTATCCATATGA
- a CDS encoding WbqC family protein, translated as MQAAIMQPYFLPYLGYFQLIKAADVFVVYDTIQYTKKGWINRNRLLRNGEAAVFSIPLKKGSDYLDVVDRQLSESFDRKKLCSQIEGAYRKAPFFAETMPLITEIVSYSAGNLFDYIQNSLRLTCAHLSILTPVRISSEIEVGASNLRNADRAIDICTRLQATGYINPPGGRALYEAEEFRARGLDLRFLEPQLATYTQFGADFVPALSVLDVLMFNGQNHTSNVLLKEYKLAD; from the coding sequence ATGCAAGCCGCGATCATGCAACCTTATTTCCTGCCCTATCTTGGATATTTCCAACTGATCAAGGCAGCAGATGTTTTTGTTGTTTATGACACGATCCAATATACTAAAAAGGGCTGGATAAATCGAAATCGCCTGTTGCGAAACGGTGAAGCGGCAGTATTTTCGATCCCACTCAAGAAGGGATCTGACTATCTAGACGTGGTAGACCGCCAGCTTTCTGAGTCCTTTGATAGAAAGAAGCTGTGCTCCCAAATCGAAGGGGCCTACCGCAAGGCACCCTTCTTCGCAGAAACTATGCCCCTCATTACGGAAATTGTTTCATACTCCGCAGGCAATCTATTTGATTACATTCAGAATTCTCTTCGTCTCACCTGCGCACATCTAAGTATCCTGACACCTGTCAGAATATCGTCGGAGATTGAAGTGGGCGCATCGAATCTGCGCAATGCAGACAGAGCTATCGACATCTGCACACGCCTTCAGGCCACAGGCTACATTAATCCCCCCGGCGGCCGCGCCCTCTACGAAGCAGAGGAGTTCCGCGCGCGCGGGCTTGATCTGCGCTTTCTTGAACCGCAGCTTGCGACCTACACCCAATTTGGCGCAGATTTCGTCCCGGCACTTTCGGTTCTTGATGTGCTGATGTTTAATGGTCAGAACCACACGTCGAATGTACTGCTAAAGGAATACAAACTCGCTGATTGA
- a CDS encoding GNAT family N-acetyltransferase: MFSRNFTGQGIAKKIMSNGIAHALNLGFTRLELDASIDAHAAMKLYDGLGFATASELPTGSQSRRLVRVMA; this comes from the coding sequence GTGTTCTCCCGGAACTTTACCGGCCAAGGTATCGCAAAAAAGATCATGTCAAACGGTATCGCGCATGCCCTCAATCTGGGGTTCACACGGCTCGAATTGGACGCCAGCATTGATGCACATGCTGCGATGAAGCTTTACGATGGGCTTGGCTTTGCTACGGCCAGTGAGCTTCCGACGGGCAGCCAGAGCCGACGTCTGGTACGCGTTATGGCCTGA
- a CDS encoding flavin monoamine oxidase family protein has protein sequence MPDQKIIILGAGFCGLGAARALAEVGMPATVIEAKDRIGGRAWTSDLWPDLPVDMGASWIHGVTGNPLTELTETLGIKQFPTSSENAVAFDATGRKIDYIAALEEIETLIEKARDAIDDNDDDMSLKAAVEQSTGWLALSPERRKLLRLALHTSVEHEYSGDWARLSAWYYDDGDDFPGGDAVMQTGYAPLIAHLAEGLDIHLGEPVLRLEPSGDGVRLETTRESYFADKVIMTLPLGVLKSGDIQFGAPLKKKRQKAINRLEMGLLNKCWLRFDAAFWPEGFDWINYLGDWQDDTPGHWTEFTNFSGAAGVPLLVGFNAAASAQTLEKLSDEATAASAMAALRSMFGSAIPDPIGYQISRWQQDPFAQGAYSFQPVGTRSKTRKALFGSDWDDRLFFAGEATSHEYPGTAHGALMTGRAAAALSIT, from the coding sequence ATGCCTGACCAGAAGATTATCATCCTGGGGGCAGGTTTCTGTGGCCTCGGTGCGGCGCGCGCTCTTGCGGAGGTCGGCATGCCGGCCACAGTTATCGAGGCGAAAGACAGGATCGGGGGGCGCGCTTGGACGAGTGATCTTTGGCCCGACCTGCCCGTTGATATGGGGGCAAGCTGGATTCACGGGGTGACGGGCAATCCTCTGACGGAGCTGACCGAGACGCTCGGCATAAAGCAGTTCCCCACCAGCTCTGAAAATGCGGTCGCCTTTGACGCAACGGGCCGCAAGATCGACTATATTGCAGCACTTGAGGAAATCGAGACGCTTATCGAGAAGGCGCGCGACGCCATTGATGACAATGACGACGATATGTCACTGAAAGCCGCCGTGGAGCAATCCACCGGGTGGCTGGCGCTTTCGCCGGAGCGGCGCAAGCTTTTGCGCTTGGCCCTCCATACCAGCGTTGAGCATGAGTATTCGGGTGATTGGGCGCGGCTGTCGGCGTGGTACTATGATGACGGGGATGATTTTCCCGGTGGTGATGCGGTGATGCAGACGGGCTATGCGCCGCTGATCGCGCATCTTGCCGAAGGTCTGGACATTCATCTGGGCGAGCCCGTGTTGCGGCTTGAGCCGTCGGGTGACGGTGTGCGTCTGGAGACGACGCGTGAGAGCTATTTCGCGGATAAGGTCATCATGACCCTGCCGCTGGGCGTGTTGAAATCAGGGGATATTCAGTTTGGCGCGCCTCTGAAGAAAAAGCGGCAAAAGGCTATCAACCGGCTGGAAATGGGTCTGCTCAACAAATGCTGGCTGCGGTTTGATGCCGCGTTTTGGCCAGAGGGCTTTGACTGGATCAATTACCTCGGCGATTGGCAGGACGACACGCCGGGACATTGGACAGAATTCACGAATTTCTCCGGCGCGGCTGGCGTTCCCTTGCTGGTCGGCTTCAACGCAGCGGCCTCTGCGCAGACGTTGGAAAAGCTGTCGGATGAGGCCACAGCCGCGTCGGCGATGGCAGCGCTGCGGTCGATGTTTGGGAGCGCTATCCCCGACCCTATCGGCTATCAGATCAGCCGCTGGCAACAGGACCCATTTGCCCAAGGTGCCTACTCCTTTCAGCCGGTCGGCACGCGGTCCAAAACGCGCAAGGCCCTCTTTGGCAGCGATTGGGACGACCGCTTGTTCTTTGCCGGAGAGGCAACATCGCACGAGTATCCCGGAACCGCCCATGGCGCGCTGATGACAGGCCGCGCGGCAGCCGCGCTGAGCATTACGTAG
- a CDS encoding glycosyltransferase family 2 protein, with protein MTAQLRDREFSADEPVKVSICAITFNHQDYIAQCIEGFLDQVSDFRIEVLIHDDASTDGTADIIRDYAARHPTIFRTVLQTVNQYSKGVNPYSAYLIPDAAGKYIAFCDGDDYWCDPHKLATQAAALDAEPDVVLTYGPAQGISEVGDPVPYLGGITHDLSPAALKKAPPINTLTACFRNVFRGTKGSLFTNTATIGDLMVWGMLGYHGGGRYLSNLKPAFYRIRPDGLLSMKTPERQNSMTAVAHMHLAAYHEEQSDPEAATAAFNAMLQHSGSLLHDLPADQIIQHFETQLREMSPRQLFTLWRRSVKNKLLGG; from the coding sequence ATGACGGCGCAACTCCGTGACCGTGAATTTTCCGCTGATGAACCAGTCAAGGTCTCAATTTGCGCTATTACCTTCAACCATCAAGACTATATCGCTCAATGCATTGAAGGCTTTTTGGATCAGGTTTCTGATTTCCGCATCGAGGTTTTGATCCATGACGATGCCTCGACAGACGGCACAGCCGATATCATTCGCGACTATGCCGCTCGGCACCCGACAATCTTTCGGACAGTTCTTCAGACCGTAAATCAGTACTCCAAGGGCGTGAATCCCTATTCAGCATATTTAATTCCCGATGCCGCAGGCAAATACATCGCATTTTGCGACGGCGACGATTACTGGTGCGACCCACACAAGTTGGCTACACAAGCAGCTGCTCTCGATGCTGAGCCGGACGTCGTTCTTACATATGGCCCTGCCCAAGGCATTTCAGAGGTTGGCGACCCGGTGCCGTATTTGGGAGGCATTACGCACGACCTATCCCCAGCGGCATTGAAGAAAGCGCCGCCGATCAACACGCTCACGGCCTGCTTTCGAAACGTATTTCGTGGCACCAAAGGCTCGCTGTTTACAAACACGGCCACAATTGGAGATCTCATGGTCTGGGGGATGTTGGGGTATCATGGTGGCGGGCGCTACCTAAGCAATCTAAAGCCCGCTTTCTATCGCATCCGTCCCGATGGTTTGCTTTCCATGAAGACACCCGAACGGCAAAACAGCATGACAGCGGTTGCGCATATGCACCTTGCTGCATACCACGAGGAACAATCCGACCCTGAGGCCGCCACCGCAGCCTTCAATGCGATGCTACAACATAGCGGGTCGCTCCTACACGATCTGCCCGCAGATCAAATAATACAGCACTTCGAAACACAACTGCGAGAAATGTCTCCGCGCCAGTTGTTCACGCTTTGGCGCCGTTCCGTTAAAAACAAACTGCTCGGAGGTTAA
- a CDS encoding DegT/DnrJ/EryC1/StrS aminotransferase family protein yields MDDIFVTKPFLPPLEDFTPYLQDIWDTGVLSNCGPFHQELERQLAEYLGVPQISLFNNGTIALVTALQAMETDGEVITTPFSFVATSHAVLWTRQTPVFVDIEADSMNLDPEKVEAAITPRTKAILPVHCYGNVARVAEFADIAKRHNLKLIYDASHAFGVEDAQGSILNYGDLSTLSLHATKVFNTFEGGAIISKTPEMKDKIDKLKNFGHQGETSVVATGINGKMSEINSAFGLLQLKHIDGVINRRAEISTHFRREIDTIKGLDYPAPSLGGTRPNHAYFPILVRPDYHMHRDELYHWMKSKGVHPRRYFYPLITDFDMYKDLPSAKPENLPISKSIADQVLCLPIYPDLSTADMSRIVDLLRPT; encoded by the coding sequence ATGGATGATATCTTCGTAACCAAACCGTTTCTTCCGCCACTTGAGGACTTCACACCCTACTTGCAGGACATATGGGACACTGGAGTTTTGTCGAACTGCGGGCCATTCCACCAAGAGCTCGAAAGACAGTTGGCAGAATATCTTGGCGTTCCTCAAATCTCTCTTTTCAACAACGGGACTATTGCCTTGGTGACCGCCCTTCAGGCGATGGAAACCGATGGTGAAGTCATCACCACTCCGTTTTCATTTGTGGCCACCTCACATGCTGTTTTGTGGACCCGTCAAACCCCGGTCTTTGTAGATATTGAAGCAGACAGCATGAACTTGGACCCTGAAAAGGTTGAGGCCGCGATCACGCCACGTACCAAAGCAATTTTGCCGGTGCACTGTTATGGAAACGTTGCCCGCGTAGCGGAATTTGCCGACATCGCAAAGCGACACAACCTAAAGCTGATATATGATGCCTCACATGCGTTTGGGGTCGAAGATGCACAAGGGAGTATTTTGAATTACGGTGATTTGTCGACGCTCAGCCTGCATGCGACAAAGGTGTTCAATACTTTTGAAGGCGGGGCTATCATCAGCAAGACGCCTGAAATGAAAGATAAAATCGACAAGCTCAAGAACTTTGGCCACCAGGGTGAAACCAGTGTTGTTGCAACCGGTATCAACGGCAAGATGAGTGAGATCAACTCCGCATTTGGCCTCTTGCAACTCAAGCATATCGACGGCGTCATCAACCGCCGTGCGGAAATATCTACCCACTTCCGCAGAGAGATCGACACGATTAAAGGGCTCGACTATCCTGCACCTAGCCTGGGTGGAACCCGGCCAAACCACGCCTATTTTCCTATTCTAGTGCGACCAGATTATCATATGCATCGCGATGAGCTGTATCACTGGATGAAAAGCAAAGGTGTTCACCCACGACGCTATTTTTATCCTTTGATCACCGACTTCGACATGTACAAAGATTTGCCGTCCGCCAAACCAGAAAATCTACCCATCTCGAAATCTATTGCAGATCAAGTGCTCTGTCTGCCAATCTATCCAGACCTGAGCACGGCAGATATGTCCCGGATTGTTGATCTTCTTCGGCCCACATAA
- a CDS encoding site-specific integrase — protein MRNLKRPRGKGYSLRMATPEALVGTESPWTGKAFGREITLGLNTRGHAEALRIRDVRIGQIRQLEAEALAAGGIGGIIDLSPEAAEEWRQMRADASDDERGGMDHVLVDQLEAAAKAGQGSEAKAFGARVFKGAMPLQDALEKYLTEREPGNVFGFDPLAKTTALNVRSTVRHLREFLGGQQAHLQDVTPDQAFRFRIEYLPVEKGLAAGTVAKHVTLLRGMWAWAIRDKGYLKTRSGKPIRNPWDVAPGGTPKKAASRREETKRSIYAPEQVTKLLEGYPEWGTRQGDILRLLLVTGCRADEIGALALRDVAEDGTGFDIVKGKTMNATRHVPLASKAQDLLRYRIGVAMELQVELDNDERRLFPEWSLKPSTGKANGLSQWFTRYRRQRLGAQSDGVLALHSFRHTWRTVARRAGVADDRVRDLGGWGDGTDDRRSSANTYDHGLERQQLHDAQQSIWDGLEERGYLGAF, from the coding sequence ATGCGGAACCTCAAGAGGCCGCGTGGCAAAGGCTATTCGCTTCGTATGGCAACACCCGAGGCTCTTGTCGGCACGGAAAGCCCGTGGACAGGGAAGGCATTTGGCAGGGAGATCACGCTGGGCCTGAACACGCGCGGACACGCTGAGGCATTGCGCATTCGGGACGTGAGGATTGGCCAGATCAGACAGCTGGAAGCGGAGGCGCTGGCGGCAGGTGGCATTGGCGGCATCATCGACTTGTCCCCAGAAGCCGCCGAAGAATGGCGGCAGATGCGGGCGGACGCGAGCGACGATGAACGCGGGGGAATGGACCACGTGCTTGTTGACCAGCTGGAGGCAGCAGCTAAGGCAGGGCAGGGCAGCGAGGCAAAGGCGTTCGGGGCAAGGGTCTTCAAAGGCGCGATGCCGTTGCAGGATGCGCTGGAGAAGTACCTGACTGAGCGCGAACCGGGAAACGTCTTTGGGTTTGATCCGCTGGCCAAGACTACTGCATTGAATGTCCGTTCGACTGTCCGACACCTCAGGGAATTCTTGGGTGGCCAGCAAGCGCACTTGCAAGACGTGACGCCAGATCAAGCATTCAGGTTCCGCATCGAGTACTTGCCTGTTGAGAAAGGCTTAGCTGCAGGCACGGTGGCGAAGCATGTCACGTTGCTGCGGGGGATGTGGGCATGGGCTATCAGGGACAAGGGGTATCTTAAGACCCGCTCAGGGAAGCCCATCAGGAACCCTTGGGATGTCGCGCCGGGAGGGACGCCAAAGAAGGCAGCTTCGCGAAGAGAGGAAACTAAGCGATCCATCTATGCGCCAGAACAGGTCACGAAGCTGCTTGAAGGGTACCCAGAGTGGGGAACACGACAAGGCGACATCCTAAGGCTGCTATTGGTCACTGGGTGCAGGGCTGACGAGATCGGGGCGCTCGCCCTGCGCGACGTGGCAGAGGACGGCACAGGTTTCGACATTGTGAAGGGCAAGACTATGAACGCGACCCGGCACGTCCCGCTGGCAAGCAAAGCACAAGACCTCCTGAGATACCGGATAGGGGTAGCTATGGAGTTGCAGGTTGAGTTGGACAACGACGAGCGAAGGCTGTTTCCTGAGTGGTCATTGAAGCCATCAACGGGGAAGGCGAACGGGCTGTCCCAGTGGTTCACACGGTACCGCCGTCAGAGGCTTGGCGCACAGAGTGACGGAGTTCTGGCGCTGCATTCGTTTCGACACACGTGGCGAACCGTAGCACGGAGGGCTGGTGTGGCCGATGATCGGGTCCGAGACTTGGGTGGTTGGGGGGACGGGACCGACGACAGGCGAAGCTCGGCAAACACCTATGACCACGGTCTCGAACGGCAGCAGCTTCACGATGCGCAGCAGTCAATCTGGGACGGTCTGGAGGAACGCGGATACCTCGGAGCTTTCTGA
- a CDS encoding recombinase family protein, producing MIVGYARTSTTEQEAGLSAQLRDLEAAGCDKVFREQVSSVDREARRELEAAIDYVRDGDTLIVTKLDRLARSVPHLLEVIDGLKAKGATLRILAMDIDTGTPTGKLMVSVLGSVAAFEREIMLERQREGIAKAKAEGKYKGRKPTAQAKSEEVLRLLGEGHGATEVAKLTCIARASVYRIKNGGDAAR from the coding sequence ATGATCGTCGGATACGCACGAACCAGCACCACAGAACAAGAGGCGGGTCTGTCCGCTCAGTTGCGAGACCTCGAAGCGGCGGGGTGCGACAAGGTCTTTCGAGAGCAAGTATCCTCCGTTGACCGCGAAGCGAGGCGCGAATTGGAGGCGGCGATTGATTACGTCCGCGACGGGGACACACTGATTGTCACAAAGCTGGACAGGCTGGCGCGGTCGGTCCCGCATCTGCTGGAGGTGATCGACGGGCTAAAGGCAAAGGGCGCGACCCTGCGCATTCTGGCCATGGACATCGACACCGGGACGCCTACCGGGAAGCTGATGGTGTCTGTGCTTGGCAGTGTCGCGGCGTTTGAACGTGAGATAATGCTGGAGCGCCAGCGAGAAGGCATCGCCAAGGCGAAGGCGGAGGGGAAGTACAAGGGTCGCAAGCCCACGGCGCAGGCGAAGTCTGAGGAGGTCTTAAGGCTGCTTGGTGAGGGCCACGGAGCGACTGAGGTGGCAAAGCTTACGTGCATTGCTAGGGCGTCGGTGTATCGGATCAAGAACGGAGGCGACG